Proteins co-encoded in one Brassica rapa cultivar Chiifu-401-42 chromosome A02, CAAS_Brap_v3.01, whole genome shotgun sequence genomic window:
- the LOC103855358 gene encoding 3-hydroxyisobutyryl-CoA hydrolase 1 isoform X1 has product MASHSQVLVEEKSSVRILTLNRPKQLNALSFQMISRLLQLFLAYEEDPSVKLVILKGQGRAFCAGGDVSAVVRDIGQGNWRLGAKFFADEYMLNYVMATYTKPQVSILNGIVMGGGAGVSVHGPFRIATENTVFAMPETVLGLFPDVGASYFLSRLPGFFGEYVGLTGARLDGADMLACGLATHYLPSTRLTALEAELCRVDSSDPALVSTILDAYTQNPHLKQQSAYHRLDVIDRCFSGRTVEEIIAALEREATHGGDDWISSTIRALKKASPASLKISLRSIREGRLQGVGQCLSREYRMVCHVLKGDISKDFVEGCRAILIDKDKNPKWEPWRLEEMKDRMVEQYFKRVEEEEDLKFPARKNLPALAMAKL; this is encoded by the exons ATGGCCTCTCACTCGCAG GTTTTGGTGGAAGAGAAATCGAGTGTTAGAATATTGACACTGAACAGACCAAAGCAGCTGAATGCTCTGTCCTTCCAAATG ATATCTCGGTTGCTGCAACTGTTCCTTGCATATGAGGAGGACCCTAGTGTGAAACTTGTTATCCTTAAG GGTCAGGGAAGAGCCTTTTGTGCTGGTGGTGATGTTTCAGCTGTCGTTCGTGACATCGGACAAG GCAATTGGAGACTCGGTGCCAAGTTCTTCGCAGATGAATACATGCTCAACTATGTTATGGCCACCTATACCAAACCTCAG GTTTCAATTTTGAATGGTATTGTCATGGGAGGCGGAGCTGGTGTCTCCGTCCATGGTCCATTTCGTATTGCTACTGAGAACACG GTTTTTGCCATGCCCGAGACAGTTCTCGGGCTCTTTCCGGATGTAGGCGCTTCCTACTTCTTGTCTAGACTCCCTGGATTTTTTG GAGAGTATGTTGGCCTCACAGGAGCTAGGTTAGATGGCGCTGACATGCTTGCTTGTGGTCTTGCTACTCATTATCTTCCTTCAACA AGATTGACTGCATTGGAAGCAGAACTTTGCAGAGTTGATTCAAGTGATCCAGCCTTGGTCTCAACAATTCTCGATGCATACACACAGAATCCGCACCTTAAACAGCAGAGTGCTTACCACAG GTTGGATGTTATTGATAGGTGCTTCTCGGGGAGAACAGTGGAAGAAATTATAGCTGCACTT GAGAGAGAGGCCACCCATGGAGGCGATGATTGGATCTCAAGCACTATTAGAGCATTGAAAAAGGCTTCACCAGCAAGCCTTAAAATCTCTCTTAGATCG ATAAGAGAAGGAAGGTTGCAGGGGGTGGGGCAGTGCCTTAGCCGTGAGTATAGAATGGTGTGTCATGTGCTAAAGGGAGATATAAGCAAAGATTTTGTGGAG GGGTGCAGAGCCATATTGATTGACAAAGATAAGAATCCAAAG TGGGAGCCATGGCGGCTGGAGGAGATGAAGGATCGGATGGTAGAGCAGTACTTCAAGAGagtggaggaagaagaggatCTAAAGTTTCCAGCAAGGAAAAATTTGCCAGCCTTAGCAATGGCAAAGCTGTGA
- the LOC103855358 gene encoding 3-hydroxyisobutyryl-CoA hydrolase 1 isoform X2, whose protein sequence is MASHSQVLVEEKSSVRILTLNRPKQLNALSFQMISRLLQLFLAYEEDPSVKLVILKGQGRAFCAGGDVSAVVRDIGQGNWRLGAKFFADEYMLNYVMATYTKPQVSILNGIVMGGGAGVSVHGPFRIATENTVFAMPETVLGLFPDVGASYFLSRLPGFFGARLDGADMLACGLATHYLPSTRLTALEAELCRVDSSDPALVSTILDAYTQNPHLKQQSAYHRLDVIDRCFSGRTVEEIIAALEREATHGGDDWISSTIRALKKASPASLKISLRSIREGRLQGVGQCLSREYRMVCHVLKGDISKDFVEGCRAILIDKDKNPKWEPWRLEEMKDRMVEQYFKRVEEEEDLKFPARKNLPALAMAKL, encoded by the exons ATGGCCTCTCACTCGCAG GTTTTGGTGGAAGAGAAATCGAGTGTTAGAATATTGACACTGAACAGACCAAAGCAGCTGAATGCTCTGTCCTTCCAAATG ATATCTCGGTTGCTGCAACTGTTCCTTGCATATGAGGAGGACCCTAGTGTGAAACTTGTTATCCTTAAG GGTCAGGGAAGAGCCTTTTGTGCTGGTGGTGATGTTTCAGCTGTCGTTCGTGACATCGGACAAG GCAATTGGAGACTCGGTGCCAAGTTCTTCGCAGATGAATACATGCTCAACTATGTTATGGCCACCTATACCAAACCTCAG GTTTCAATTTTGAATGGTATTGTCATGGGAGGCGGAGCTGGTGTCTCCGTCCATGGTCCATTTCGTATTGCTACTGAGAACACG GTTTTTGCCATGCCCGAGACAGTTCTCGGGCTCTTTCCGGATGTAGGCGCTTCCTACTTCTTGTCTAGACTCCCTGGATTTTTTG GAGCTAGGTTAGATGGCGCTGACATGCTTGCTTGTGGTCTTGCTACTCATTATCTTCCTTCAACA AGATTGACTGCATTGGAAGCAGAACTTTGCAGAGTTGATTCAAGTGATCCAGCCTTGGTCTCAACAATTCTCGATGCATACACACAGAATCCGCACCTTAAACAGCAGAGTGCTTACCACAG GTTGGATGTTATTGATAGGTGCTTCTCGGGGAGAACAGTGGAAGAAATTATAGCTGCACTT GAGAGAGAGGCCACCCATGGAGGCGATGATTGGATCTCAAGCACTATTAGAGCATTGAAAAAGGCTTCACCAGCAAGCCTTAAAATCTCTCTTAGATCG ATAAGAGAAGGAAGGTTGCAGGGGGTGGGGCAGTGCCTTAGCCGTGAGTATAGAATGGTGTGTCATGTGCTAAAGGGAGATATAAGCAAAGATTTTGTGGAG GGGTGCAGAGCCATATTGATTGACAAAGATAAGAATCCAAAG TGGGAGCCATGGCGGCTGGAGGAGATGAAGGATCGGATGGTAGAGCAGTACTTCAAGAGagtggaggaagaagaggatCTAAAGTTTCCAGCAAGGAAAAATTTGCCAGCCTTAGCAATGGCAAAGCTGTGA